A genome region from Desulfobotulus pelophilus includes the following:
- the rpsP gene encoding 30S ribosomal protein S16 gives MAVKIRLTRMGTKKKPFYRIVVADSEARRDGRFIEIVGTYNPLRDPAEITVKDERVRYWLGEGAVPSDTVRSILKKNGVTEPASA, from the coding sequence ATGGCTGTAAAAATCAGACTGACCCGGATGGGCACCAAGAAAAAACCTTTCTACCGCATTGTGGTTGCGGATTCCGAAGCCCGCCGTGATGGTCGCTTTATCGAAATCGTGGGTACTTATAATCCCCTGCGGGACCCTGCTGAAATTACAGTAAAGGATGAGCGGGTGCGTTATTGGCTTGGAGAAGGTGCCGTCCCTTCCGATACGGTGCGGAGCATCCTGAAAAAAAATGGTGTCACGGAGCCTGCTTCTGCATGA
- a CDS encoding KH domain-containing protein: MKELIDYIAKALVDHPDQVVVSEVEGNQTSVLELKVAKEDLGKVIGKQGRTARAMRTILSAASAKVKKRTVLEIIE; this comes from the coding sequence ATGAAAGAGCTGATCGATTATATCGCCAAAGCTTTGGTAGATCATCCGGACCAGGTCGTGGTTTCTGAAGTTGAGGGAAATCAGACATCCGTACTGGAACTTAAGGTGGCCAAAGAAGACCTGGGGAAGGTCATTGGAAAACAGGGGCGGACGGCGCGTGCCATGCGGACTATTCTGAGTGCGGCATCGGCTAAGGTCAAAAAGCGAACTGTCCTTGAGATTATTGAATAG
- the rimM gene encoding ribosome maturation factor RimM (Essential for efficient processing of 16S rRNA), producing MKLVRIGKIVGTHGLAGNLKVYSDAASLSVYTDCGPLHIREKQGVEPNRPFRAKQVHVHKGPVLLLRFEGIESHEAAQSLVGGVICADRDRFPEPEEGSYYWSDLIGLEVRTHEGEVLGHIRGIMETGSYDLLDVAGKGREYLVPANPDWICSVLPEDGYLVVRLPEGFLDL from the coding sequence ATGAAGCTTGTACGGATAGGAAAGATTGTGGGTACCCATGGTCTGGCGGGAAATCTGAAGGTGTATTCTGACGCCGCATCCCTTTCTGTATACACGGATTGTGGGCCTCTCCATATTCGGGAAAAACAAGGTGTGGAGCCGAACAGGCCCTTTCGGGCAAAGCAGGTGCATGTCCATAAGGGGCCTGTGCTTTTGTTGCGTTTTGAGGGTATTGAAAGTCATGAGGCGGCGCAGTCTCTGGTAGGCGGTGTGATTTGTGCGGACAGGGATCGTTTTCCGGAACCCGAAGAGGGATCATATTACTGGAGTGATCTTATCGGCCTTGAAGTCCGAACTCATGAAGGCGAAGTGCTGGGTCATATCCGGGGAATTATGGAAACCGGCTCCTATGATCTTCTGGATGTGGCGGGCAAGGGTCGTGAATATTTAGTTCCGGCCAATCCGGATTGGATTTGTTCTGTGCTGCCTGAAGATGGTTATCTGGTAGTGAGGCTTCCGGAAGGATTTTTGGATCTGTGA
- the trmD gene encoding tRNA (guanosine(37)-N1)-methyltransferase TrmD, with translation MNTDRLCRSFAALTIFPEMFDAFWATGMVRRAIQGTYIEGKAVDLRMFAEGVHKTTDDKPYGGGCGMVMKPEPLMRGIRHLREEIPGAPVVIMSPQGKPFTQAVAESLSRERGMILVCGRYEGMDERVCMQADMEVSIGDYVLTGGELPAMVVMDAVTRLIPGVLGGDESAEKESFSEGLIECAHYTRPPEYEGEQVPEVLLSGHHKAIESWRLESSLKRTFLKRPDLMVDRNFTREERVLLHKWSRELARFAES, from the coding sequence GTGAATACGGACAGGCTGTGCCGGAGTTTTGCTGCCCTGACTATTTTTCCGGAAATGTTCGATGCATTCTGGGCAACGGGAATGGTCAGACGGGCAATACAGGGAACTTACATCGAGGGAAAGGCTGTGGATCTCAGGATGTTTGCTGAAGGGGTCCACAAAACCACCGATGATAAGCCCTACGGTGGCGGGTGTGGCATGGTGATGAAGCCTGAACCGCTGATGCGGGGCATCCGGCACCTGAGGGAAGAAATTCCCGGAGCGCCAGTCGTCATCATGAGCCCTCAGGGCAAACCATTCACACAGGCTGTGGCGGAATCCCTTTCCCGGGAAAGGGGCATGATACTGGTTTGCGGGCGTTATGAGGGGATGGATGAGCGTGTTTGTATGCAGGCAGACATGGAGGTTTCCATCGGCGACTATGTCCTGACCGGTGGAGAGCTGCCAGCCATGGTAGTTATGGATGCGGTGACCCGTCTTATACCCGGTGTGCTGGGAGGAGATGAGTCTGCTGAAAAAGAGTCTTTTTCAGAAGGATTGATTGAATGTGCTCACTACACCCGCCCGCCTGAGTACGAGGGGGAACAGGTGCCTGAAGTGCTTCTTTCGGGCCATCATAAGGCCATCGAATCCTGGCGTTTGGAATCTTCCCTGAAGCGGACCTTTCTGAAGCGCCCTGACCTGATGGTTGACAGAAACTTTACCAGGGAGGAGCGTGTTCTTCTCCATAAATGGAGCCGGGAGCTTGCACGTTTTGCCGAATCCTGA
- a CDS encoding RNA methyltransferase, producing the protein MHVLPNPELYMALVHFPVINKNGETIASAVTNLDLHDMARSCRTYGVRGLFVVTPLEDQKRLVERISGHWTAGLGARHNPDRKEAFSLIRLSHDLEEAVLAVEKIHGQQPIVVVTTAKFSENAISHEALREILAGGQPCLLVFGTAWGLAESLLLSADKVLEPVRGTASYNHLSVRSAAAILLDRLVGHGLEGR; encoded by the coding sequence TTGCACGTTTTGCCGAATCCTGAACTGTATATGGCCCTTGTGCATTTTCCCGTAATTAATAAGAACGGGGAGACCATTGCATCAGCGGTAACCAATCTGGATCTTCATGATATGGCCCGTTCCTGCCGTACCTATGGTGTAAGAGGTCTGTTTGTGGTAACACCTCTGGAGGATCAGAAACGCCTCGTGGAGCGTATATCGGGCCACTGGACTGCCGGTTTGGGAGCGCGGCATAACCCGGACAGAAAAGAGGCTTTTTCGTTGATCCGGCTTAGTCATGATCTGGAAGAGGCTGTTCTGGCAGTTGAAAAAATCCATGGACAGCAACCCATTGTGGTTGTGACAACGGCAAAATTCAGTGAAAATGCCATATCTCATGAAGCTCTGAGGGAAATACTTGCCGGGGGGCAACCCTGTCTTCTGGTGTTCGGGACTGCATGGGGACTTGCAGAGTCCCTTTTGCTGTCTGCGGATAAGGTTCTTGAACCAGTCCGGGGGACGGCATCATATAATCACCTTTCGGTACGTTCCGCCGCAGCCATTCTTCTGGATCGCTTGGTTGGACATGGGCTGGAAGGAAGATAA
- the rplS gene encoding 50S ribosomal protein L19, whose amino-acid sequence MNIIEKMEQESMRLDLPAFGAGDTVNVHVKIKEGDKQRIQIFKGVVICRKRGDLPQASFTVRKISGGVGVERVFPLHSPIIDKIEVVTRGRVRRAKIYYLRNLRGKAARIKEKGAY is encoded by the coding sequence ATGAATATTATTGAAAAAATGGAACAGGAAAGCATGCGCCTTGATCTGCCTGCCTTCGGTGCGGGTGATACGGTGAATGTTCATGTTAAAATCAAGGAAGGTGACAAGCAGCGCATTCAGATTTTTAAGGGTGTGGTGATCTGTCGCAAGAGAGGCGATCTGCCTCAGGCCTCTTTTACTGTCCGCAAAATTTCCGGTGGTGTTGGAGTGGAACGCGTTTTTCCCCTGCACTCGCCCATCATAGATAAAATCGAAGTCGTGACACGTGGTCGTGTTCGCCGCGCAAAGATTTACTATCTGCGGAATCTTCGGGGTAAAGCTGCCCGTATCAAGGAAAAAGGGGCGTACTGA
- a CDS encoding ribonuclease HII — protein MVTFETLYRQKGYSCIAGVDEAGRGPLAGPVVSAAVVLKPDFVLPGLNDSKKLSESRRRKLYACIRNQSLGIGVGIVGPDRIDEINIHQASLESMVLAVKKLAFEPDFLLIDGKFTLLLPVDQQAVVGGDGKSASIAAASVIAKVTRDAMMEKLGQQYPGYGFEFHKGYPTPYHKEAIERLGVLSIHRRSFRGVKEFVS, from the coding sequence ATGGTTACTTTTGAAACCTTATACAGACAAAAAGGTTATTCATGCATCGCAGGCGTGGATGAGGCCGGCAGGGGTCCCCTGGCCGGCCCCGTTGTTTCAGCAGCTGTTGTCCTGAAACCGGACTTTGTTCTCCCAGGGCTGAATGACTCGAAAAAGCTCAGTGAATCACGGCGGAGAAAACTGTATGCATGTATCCGGAACCAGAGTCTGGGCATTGGGGTGGGGATTGTTGGGCCGGATCGGATTGATGAGATTAATATTCATCAGGCTTCCCTTGAGTCCATGGTGCTGGCGGTGAAAAAGCTGGCTTTTGAGCCTGATTTTTTGCTGATTGACGGAAAATTCACCCTGCTCCTGCCTGTGGATCAGCAGGCTGTTGTAGGTGGTGATGGGAAATCTGCAAGCATAGCTGCTGCGTCTGTCATTGCTAAAGTTACAAGGGATGCCATGATGGAGAAGCTCGGTCAGCAGTATCCCGGCTATGGGTTTGAGTTCCATAAGGGGTACCCTACCCCGTATCACAAGGAAGCTATTGAACGTCTGGGTGTCCTGTCCATCCACCGGCGTTCGTTCAGGGGTGTGAAGGAGTTTGTTTCATGA
- a CDS encoding YraN family protein, whose amino-acid sequence MSGRLSLFRGRSAESCACVFLEQLGLRILARNFRSRFGEIDIIAQEGDTLVFTEVKTRGVFCMGSAFEAVNRSKQQKIIRTALLFLSRSDLDDLYIRFDVIAVDANGKCSRLCDAFGPDDGDC is encoded by the coding sequence ATGAGCGGTCGTCTTTCCCTTTTTAGGGGGCGTTCTGCAGAATCCTGTGCCTGTGTTTTCCTTGAACAGCTTGGGCTGCGTATTCTTGCCAGAAACTTCCGGAGTCGTTTCGGTGAAATTGATATCATTGCTCAGGAAGGAGATACCCTTGTCTTTACAGAGGTGAAGACCCGTGGCGTATTCTGTATGGGCTCGGCTTTTGAGGCGGTTAACCGGAGCAAACAGCAAAAAATTATCCGCACTGCCCTTTTATTTCTCAGCCGAAGCGATCTGGATGATCTTTATATTCGTTTTGACGTGATTGCCGTGGATGCCAATGGAAAATGTTCCCGTTTATGTGATGCCTTCGGTCCCGATGACGGAGATTGTTAA
- the rsmI gene encoding 16S rRNA (cytidine(1402)-2'-O)-methyltransferase translates to MENVPVYVMPSVPMTEIVKPGYLYVVATPIGNLGDITLRALQILGSVDRVAAEDTRTTARLLAHFGIHKPLISLHEHNESRRLESIVQALRQGESLALVSDAGTPTLSDPGFVLARRVISEGLPLVPIPGASAAMALMSVAGLPTDTFTFCGFPPKKAGRRRRWIEGFAGSVSPLIFYVSPHSITGFLGELRDVLGDRQAVLGREMTKMFEEFLRGSLSELEDRLSERDRIRGECSLMVAGAEEGCLSGEISGEIKAEDVDRAITKNLAESQVKPSALAKRLSRELGMDRQYLYARILSVKGEDG, encoded by the coding sequence ATGGAAAATGTTCCCGTTTATGTGATGCCTTCGGTCCCGATGACGGAGATTGTTAAACCCGGTTATCTGTATGTGGTGGCCACACCCATCGGTAACCTTGGTGATATTACTTTGAGGGCCCTTCAGATCCTCGGAAGTGTGGATCGGGTGGCAGCGGAGGATACCCGGACTACGGCAAGGCTCCTTGCCCATTTTGGTATTCATAAACCTCTGATTTCACTTCATGAACATAATGAAAGTCGCAGGCTGGAAAGCATTGTGCAGGCCCTGAGGCAGGGAGAGTCTCTGGCTCTTGTTTCCGATGCGGGAACGCCAACACTTTCGGATCCTGGGTTTGTTCTGGCTCGCAGGGTGATATCCGAGGGTCTTCCCCTTGTGCCCATTCCCGGCGCATCGGCTGCCATGGCTCTGATGTCCGTTGCAGGTCTTCCAACGGATACCTTTACCTTCTGCGGATTTCCTCCAAAGAAAGCTGGGCGCAGACGCAGATGGATTGAGGGTTTTGCCGGTTCTGTTTCTCCTTTGATTTTTTATGTTTCCCCTCACAGCATTACGGGTTTTCTTGGCGAGCTGCGGGATGTTCTCGGAGACCGCCAGGCCGTTCTGGGCCGGGAAATGACGAAGATGTTTGAAGAGTTTTTGCGGGGGTCCCTGTCAGAGCTGGAAGACCGTCTTTCTGAAAGGGACCGCATCCGTGGGGAATGTTCTTTGATGGTGGCAGGTGCAGAAGAAGGTTGCTTGTCAGGCGAAATTTCTGGGGAAATCAAAGCAGAGGATGTGGATAGGGCGATTACCAAAAATCTGGCTGAAAGCCAGGTCAAACCTTCCGCACTTGCCAAAAGGCTTTCCCGTGAACTGG